The following proteins are co-located in the Streptomyces sp. NBC_01198 genome:
- a CDS encoding TrmB family transcriptional regulator gives MDTEEEPVNDLVALGLARYEARVYLALVRRESYTAAEVARAADVPRQRVYDVLDALVRRRLAVAHPGRVATFSAIAPELAVARLMTLQREQLERLDRVSNALTAALVPVWADGRNHTVPLDYVEILRDPKSIAEAFTDIQAHAGHELLSFCKPPFVAPAANTPGIKVARRLHRSGGTVRAIYTHEALDDADVLENVRRFGAAGEECRFTAELPLKLVVADARLVLCDMPDPVAGTGTTTALYIEHPALAACLRLAFLTVWESAQTVPGTHA, from the coding sequence ATGGACACCGAGGAAGAACCCGTCAACGACCTCGTCGCGCTCGGCCTGGCGCGCTACGAGGCGCGGGTCTACCTCGCGCTGGTCCGCCGCGAGTCGTATACGGCCGCGGAGGTCGCCCGCGCCGCCGACGTACCCCGGCAGCGGGTCTACGACGTGCTGGACGCGCTCGTCCGGCGCCGGCTGGCGGTCGCCCACCCGGGGCGGGTGGCGACCTTCTCCGCCATCGCGCCCGAACTGGCCGTCGCCCGGCTGATGACCCTCCAGCGCGAGCAGCTCGAACGCCTCGACCGGGTCTCGAACGCGCTGACCGCGGCGCTCGTCCCGGTCTGGGCGGACGGCCGCAACCACACCGTGCCGCTGGACTACGTCGAGATCCTGCGCGACCCCAAGTCCATCGCCGAGGCCTTCACCGACATCCAGGCGCACGCCGGCCACGAACTGCTCAGCTTCTGCAAACCGCCCTTCGTCGCCCCCGCCGCCAACACCCCCGGCATCAAGGTCGCCCGCCGGCTGCACCGCTCGGGGGGCACCGTGCGCGCCATCTACACCCATGAGGCGCTCGACGACGCGGACGTGCTGGAGAACGTCAGGCGCTTCGGCGCGGCGGGGGAGGAGTGCCGCTTCACCGCGGAGCTGCCGCTGAAACTGGTCGTCGCCGACGCCCGCCTGGTGCTGTGCGACATGCCGGACCCGGTCGCGGGCACCGGCACCACCACCGCGCTCTACATCGAGCACCCGGCGCTCGCCGCCTGCCTCCGGCTGGCCTTCCTGACCGTGTGGGAGAGCGCGCAGACCGTGCCGGGCACCCACGCGTGA
- a CDS encoding putative Ig domain-containing protein, with the protein MQLTNPGRIRRAVRRAAVAVVAAGALVTGGMVAAASPSAAGTPAATPAAATGAHTTRLCSAPATPGVMSCLALARTDVVHHLGISPDATPSGYGPTDLQGAYALPSSAGSGATVAIVDAQDDPSAEADLGTYRSQYGLPACTTANGCFKKVNQSGGTSYPSADSGWAGEISLDLDMVSAVCPQCHILLVEATSASMADLGTAVNRAVTLGAKYVSNSYGGDEDSSDTTSDSQYFNHPGVAITVSSGDEGYGAEYPASSRYVTAVGGTSLSRSSGTSRGWTEKVWGSTTGDGAGSGCSAYDAKPSWQTDTGCARRTVADVSAVADPATGLAVYDSYQASGWQVYGGTSASSPIIASVYALAGTPAAGTTPASYPYAHTSALNDVTTGTNGSCGSSYLCTAKAGYDGPTGLGTPNGTAAFTSGGSTGNTVSVTSPGNQSTKVSTAVSLQIHATDSASGQTLTYTATGLPPGLSISSSTGLISGTTSATTGTYSVTVTAKDSTNATGTASFTWSVTSSGGGGGCTAGQLLANPGFESGATGWTSSSGVIDSSTDAPAHAGSYKAWLDGYGTTHTDTLSQPVTIPAGCTSATLTFYLYVDSSETTTTTAYDKLTVAAGTTTVASYSNINKGTGYVQRTVSLTPYIGQTVTLKFTGTEDSSLATSFLIDDTAVNVS; encoded by the coding sequence TTGCAGCTGACAAATCCCGGCCGGATCAGACGTGCCGTCCGCCGCGCCGCCGTCGCGGTCGTCGCGGCCGGCGCGCTGGTCACCGGCGGCATGGTCGCCGCCGCGTCGCCGTCCGCGGCCGGCACCCCCGCGGCCACCCCCGCCGCGGCCACCGGCGCGCACACCACCAGGCTCTGCTCGGCCCCGGCCACGCCCGGCGTGATGTCGTGCCTGGCCCTGGCGCGCACCGACGTCGTGCACCACCTCGGCATCTCCCCCGACGCCACCCCGTCCGGCTACGGCCCCACCGACCTGCAGGGCGCGTACGCGCTGCCCTCGTCGGCCGGCTCCGGCGCCACCGTGGCGATCGTGGACGCGCAGGACGACCCGAGCGCCGAGGCCGACCTGGGCACGTACCGCAGCCAGTACGGCCTGCCGGCCTGCACCACGGCCAACGGCTGCTTCAAGAAGGTCAACCAGAGCGGCGGCACCAGCTACCCGTCAGCGGACTCCGGCTGGGCAGGTGAGATCTCGCTCGACCTGGACATGGTCAGCGCCGTGTGCCCGCAGTGCCACATCCTGCTGGTCGAGGCCACCTCGGCGAGCATGGCCGACCTGGGCACCGCGGTGAACCGGGCCGTCACCCTGGGCGCGAAGTACGTGTCCAACAGCTACGGCGGCGACGAGGACTCCAGCGACACCACCTCCGACTCGCAGTACTTCAACCACCCCGGCGTGGCCATCACCGTCAGCTCCGGCGACGAGGGCTACGGCGCCGAGTACCCCGCCTCCTCCCGCTACGTCACCGCGGTCGGCGGCACCTCGCTGTCCCGGTCCAGCGGCACCTCGCGCGGCTGGACCGAGAAGGTCTGGGGCTCGACCACCGGCGACGGCGCCGGCTCGGGCTGCTCGGCCTACGACGCCAAGCCCAGCTGGCAGACCGACACCGGCTGCGCCCGGCGGACCGTCGCCGACGTCTCCGCGGTCGCCGACCCGGCCACCGGCCTGGCCGTCTACGACAGCTACCAGGCCAGCGGCTGGCAGGTCTACGGCGGCACCAGCGCCTCGTCGCCGATCATCGCCTCGGTCTACGCGCTGGCCGGCACCCCGGCCGCGGGCACCACCCCGGCCTCCTACCCCTACGCGCACACCAGCGCGCTCAACGACGTGACCACCGGCACCAACGGCTCCTGCGGCAGCAGCTACCTGTGCACCGCGAAGGCGGGTTACGACGGCCCGACCGGCCTCGGCACCCCGAACGGCACGGCCGCCTTCACCAGCGGCGGCTCGACCGGGAACACCGTGAGCGTCACCAGCCCGGGCAACCAGTCCACCAAGGTGAGCACCGCGGTCAGCCTGCAGATCCACGCCACCGACTCCGCGTCCGGCCAGACCCTGACCTACACCGCGACCGGTCTGCCGCCGGGTCTGTCGATCAGCTCCTCGACCGGCCTGATCTCCGGCACCACCTCCGCCACCACCGGCACCTACAGCGTCACCGTCACCGCCAAGGACTCCACCAACGCCACCGGCACCGCGTCCTTCACCTGGTCCGTCACCAGCAGCGGCGGAGGCGGCGGCTGCACCGCCGGCCAACTCCTGGCCAACCCCGGCTTCGAAAGCGGCGCCACCGGCTGGACCTCCTCCAGCGGAGTCATCGACAGCAGCACCGACGCCCCCGCCCACGCCGGCTCCTACAAGGCCTGGCTCGACGGCTACGGCACCACCCACACCGACACCCTCTCCCAGCCCGTCACCATCCCCGCCGGCTGCACCAGCGCCACCCTCACCTTCTACCTCTACGTCGACTCCAGCGAGACCACCACCACCACCGCCTACGACAAGCTCACCGTCGCAGCCGGCACCACCACCGTGGCCTCCTACTCCAACATCAACAAGGGCACCGGCTACGTCCAGCGCACCGTCAGCCTCACCCCCTACATCGGCCAGACCGTCACCCTGAAGTTCACCGGGACCGAGGACTCCTCCCTGGCCACCTCGTTCCTCATCGACGACACCGCCGTCAACGTCAGCTGA
- a CDS encoding ABC-F family ATP-binding cassette domain-containing protein: MSATLVARNLAAGHGDRALFSGLDLVVGPGDVIGLVGANGAGKSTLLRLLAGLDTPEDGTLRLSPATATVGHLPQEPDRSDNGETVRDFLARRTGVSAAQQALEAATQALVDGAPGADDAYAVGLERWLALGGADLDERAAEATTSLGLGISLDQEMYALSGGQAARAGLASLLLSRYDVFLLDEPTNDLDLDGLERLEKFVTGLRAGTVLVSHDREFLTRTANRVVELDLAQHQVAVYGGGYASYLEERATARRHAREEYDEYADTKAGLEARARMQRGWMDKGTRNALRKAPDNDKIARKARAEGSEKQAAKARQTERLIERLDTVEEPRKEWELRMEIAAAPRAGAVVATLSGAEVRRGDFRFGPVDLQIDWADRVAITGANGSGKSTLLAALLGRLPLDRGRSALGPGVLVGEVDQARGLFRGTEPLLDAFRGPAPDLDPAAIRTLLAKFGLRADHVMRPAATLSPGERTRAALALLQARGVNLLVLDEPTNHLDLPAIEQLEAALAAYQGTLLLVTHDRRMLDAVHTTRRIEVAGGRITEA; encoded by the coding sequence ATGAGTGCCACCCTTGTAGCCAGGAATCTCGCCGCAGGACATGGCGACCGCGCGCTGTTCTCGGGCCTCGACCTGGTGGTCGGGCCCGGTGACGTCATCGGTCTCGTCGGCGCCAACGGTGCCGGCAAGTCGACGCTGCTGCGGCTGCTCGCCGGTCTCGACACCCCGGAGGACGGCACGCTGCGGCTCAGCCCCGCCACCGCCACCGTGGGCCATCTGCCGCAGGAACCCGACCGCTCGGACAACGGCGAGACGGTTCGGGACTTTCTGGCCCGCAGGACCGGTGTCAGCGCGGCCCAGCAGGCACTGGAGGCGGCCACCCAGGCGCTGGTCGACGGAGCGCCCGGCGCGGACGACGCCTACGCGGTGGGCCTGGAGCGCTGGCTCGCGCTCGGCGGCGCCGACCTGGACGAACGCGCGGCGGAGGCCACGACCTCGCTGGGCCTGGGCATCAGCCTCGACCAGGAGATGTACGCCCTGTCCGGCGGCCAGGCCGCCCGCGCCGGGCTCGCCTCGCTGCTGCTCAGCCGCTACGACGTCTTCCTGCTCGACGAGCCCACCAACGACCTCGACCTGGACGGCCTGGAGCGGCTGGAGAAGTTCGTCACCGGCCTGCGCGCCGGCACCGTCCTGGTCAGCCACGACCGGGAATTCCTCACGCGCACCGCCAACCGGGTGGTGGAGCTGGACCTGGCACAGCATCAGGTCGCGGTCTACGGCGGCGGGTACGCCTCGTATCTGGAGGAGCGGGCCACCGCCCGTCGGCACGCCAGGGAGGAGTACGACGAGTACGCCGACACCAAGGCGGGCCTTGAGGCCAGGGCACGCATGCAGCGCGGCTGGATGGACAAGGGCACCCGCAACGCCCTGCGCAAGGCGCCCGACAACGACAAGATCGCCCGCAAGGCGCGCGCGGAGGGCAGCGAGAAGCAGGCGGCCAAGGCCCGGCAGACCGAGCGCCTGATCGAGCGGCTGGACACGGTCGAGGAGCCGCGCAAGGAGTGGGAGCTGCGGATGGAGATCGCCGCGGCGCCCCGGGCCGGCGCGGTGGTGGCCACCCTGAGCGGCGCCGAGGTCCGCCGCGGGGACTTCCGCTTCGGCCCGGTGGACCTGCAGATCGACTGGGCCGACCGGGTCGCGATCACCGGCGCCAACGGCTCGGGCAAGTCCACCCTGCTGGCGGCACTGCTCGGCCGCCTGCCGCTGGACCGGGGCCGCAGCGCGCTCGGCCCCGGTGTGCTGGTCGGCGAGGTCGACCAGGCGCGCGGCCTCTTCCGCGGCACAGAACCGCTGCTCGACGCCTTCCGCGGCCCGGCGCCCGACCTGGACCCGGCCGCGATCCGCACCCTGCTGGCGAAGTTCGGCCTCAGGGCCGACCACGTGATGCGGCCGGCGGCCACGCTGTCGCCGGGGGAGCGCACCCGGGCGGCCCTGGCGCTGCTGCAGGCCCGCGGGGTCAATCTGCTGGTGCTCGACGAGCCCACCAACCACCTCGACCTGCCGGCGATCGAGCAGCTGGAGGCGGCCCTGGCGGCGTATCAGGGCACCCTGCTGCTGGTCACCCACGACCGGCGGATGCTGGACGCGGTGCACACCACCCGGCGGATCGAGGTCGCGGGCGGCCGGATCACCGAGGCCTGA
- a CDS encoding acyl-ACP desaturase, whose amino-acid sequence MTVTSPHLARPDVWSDAALLHALEEVVERELNRHLGVAKEWMPHEYVPWSDGRNFDGVMEGEAWAPDQSKVSAIGRIALVVNLLTEDNLPSYHHEIATLFGRDGAWGTWVHRWTAEEGRHAIVMRDYLLTSRAVDPVELERFRMMHMSEGFEHDHRHSMLHSVAYVAFQELATRVSHRNTGRESGDPVCDRMLARIATDENLHMVFYRNLLAASLQLAPDLAMQAIRDVVVAFRMPGHGMPGFERAAARMAIGGIYNLRIHHDDVLQPVLRHLKVLEVSGLGPEGLRAQEELGLFMGGLNEQAVRFDTKRATLLARRAKA is encoded by the coding sequence GTGACCGTTACCTCGCCCCACCTCGCCCGACCGGATGTCTGGAGTGACGCAGCGCTCCTCCACGCACTGGAAGAGGTGGTCGAGCGCGAGCTGAACCGGCACCTGGGGGTGGCCAAGGAGTGGATGCCGCACGAGTACGTGCCGTGGAGTGACGGCCGGAACTTCGACGGCGTCATGGAGGGCGAGGCGTGGGCGCCCGACCAGTCCAAGGTCTCGGCGATCGGCCGGATAGCTCTTGTGGTCAACCTGCTCACCGAGGACAACCTGCCCAGCTACCACCACGAGATCGCCACGCTCTTCGGCCGCGACGGCGCCTGGGGCACCTGGGTCCACCGGTGGACCGCGGAGGAGGGCAGGCACGCGATCGTCATGCGCGACTACCTGCTCACCAGCAGGGCCGTCGACCCGGTCGAGCTGGAGCGCTTCCGGATGATGCACATGTCGGAGGGCTTCGAGCACGACCACCGGCACAGCATGCTGCACTCGGTGGCCTACGTGGCCTTCCAGGAGCTCGCCACCCGGGTCTCGCACCGCAACACCGGCCGCGAGTCCGGCGACCCGGTGTGCGACCGGATGCTCGCCAGGATCGCCACCGACGAGAACCTGCACATGGTCTTCTACCGCAACCTGCTGGCCGCGTCGCTGCAGCTCGCGCCCGACCTGGCGATGCAGGCGATCCGCGACGTCGTCGTCGCCTTCCGGATGCCCGGCCACGGTATGCCCGGCTTCGAGCGGGCCGCGGCGCGGATGGCCATCGGCGGCATCTACAACCTGCGGATCCACCATGACGACGTGCTGCAGCCGGTGCTGCGGCACCTCAAGGTGCTCGAGGTCTCGGGCCTCGGCCCGGAGGGGCTGCGGGCCCAGGAGGAGCTCGGCCTCTTCATGGGCGGCCTGAACGAGCAGGCGGTGCGGTTCGACACCAAGCGCGCCACCCTGCTGGCGCGGCGCGCCAAGGCCTGA
- a CDS encoding TIGR03084 family metal-binding protein, with protein sequence MPVETPVLDDLLAETAGLDALVAELEPAAWGRETPAEGWTIAHQIAHLAWTDHRALLAVTEPEAFAREFDAAAAHFDTYVDDGARQGAALPPGELLARWREGRDRLSEALASQPKGVRFRWFGPPMSTASMATGRLMETWAHGEDVADTLGVRREPTARLWHVARIGVRARDFAFSVHGRPAPAEEFRVELTAPDGSLWTFGPDDAAQRVTGTALDFCLLAVRRRHRDDVRLEAHGPDADAWLSLVQAFAGPPGDSRKPSRGAAG encoded by the coding sequence GTGCCCGTGGAAACACCGGTCCTGGACGACCTGCTCGCAGAAACCGCCGGCCTCGACGCCCTGGTGGCGGAGCTGGAACCGGCGGCATGGGGGCGCGAGACCCCGGCCGAGGGGTGGACGATCGCGCACCAGATCGCCCACCTGGCCTGGACCGACCACCGCGCCCTGCTGGCGGTGACCGAACCCGAGGCCTTCGCCCGCGAGTTCGACGCGGCCGCGGCGCACTTCGACACCTACGTGGACGACGGCGCCCGTCAGGGCGCGGCCCTGCCGCCGGGCGAGCTGCTTGCGCGGTGGCGGGAGGGCCGCGACCGGTTGTCCGAGGCGCTGGCGTCGCAGCCGAAAGGCGTCCGCTTCCGCTGGTTCGGGCCGCCGATGAGCACCGCGTCGATGGCGACGGGCCGGCTGATGGAGACCTGGGCACACGGCGAGGACGTCGCGGACACCCTCGGCGTGCGGCGGGAGCCGACCGCCCGGCTGTGGCACGTGGCCCGCATCGGCGTGCGCGCAAGGGACTTCGCCTTCTCCGTGCACGGCAGACCTGCGCCCGCGGAGGAGTTCCGGGTCGAACTGACCGCCCCTGACGGCTCGTTGTGGACCTTCGGCCCGGACGACGCCGCCCAGCGGGTGACCGGGACCGCGCTGGACTTCTGCCTGCTTGCGGTACGCCGCAGGCATCGCGACGACGTGCGGCTTGAGGCGCACGGCCCGGACGCCGACGCCTGGTTGTCGCTGGTGCAGGCCTTCGCGGGGCCGCCGGGTGACAGCCGGAAGCCGTCGCGGGGAGCGGCGGGATGA
- a CDS encoding acyl-CoA carboxylase subunit beta, with product MTSLDVRGTDFAERAAAMTARLTELAAAHADALAGGGPKYRQRHRARGKLQARERIELLLDPDTPFLELSPLAGWGSDFTTGASLVTGIGVIEGTECVVTANDPTVRGGSSNPWTLKKALRANEIAFANRLPVVSLVESGGADLPSQKEIFIPGGALFRDLTRLSAAGIPTVAVVFGNSTAGGAYIPGMSDHVIMVKERAKVFLGGPPLVKMATGEESDDESLGGADMHARISGLADHFALDEPDALRIARRVVARLNIRKPGPGPRPHPAAPLFDPADLLGIVPGDLRTPFDPREVIVRIADGSAFDEFKPLYGPSLATGWAEVHGYPVGILANAQGVLFSPESQKAAQFIQLANQRDIPLLFLHNTTGYMVGKQYEQGGIIKHGAMMINAVSNSRVPHISVLMGASYGAGHYGMCGRAFEPRFLFSWPSAKSAVMGPSQLAGVLSIVARQSAAARGLPYDEDADAGLRAAVEQQIEAESLPMFLSGRLYDDGVIDPRDTRTVLGLCLSAVHGAPVEGARGGFGVFRM from the coding sequence ATGACGTCCCTCGACGTCCGCGGCACGGACTTCGCCGAGCGGGCCGCCGCGATGACCGCGCGGCTCACCGAACTGGCCGCGGCGCACGCCGACGCCCTGGCCGGTGGCGGCCCGAAGTATCGGCAGCGGCACCGCGCCCGCGGCAAGCTGCAGGCCCGGGAGCGTATCGAGCTGCTGCTCGACCCGGACACGCCCTTCCTGGAGCTGTCGCCACTGGCCGGCTGGGGCAGCGACTTCACCACCGGCGCGTCGCTGGTCACCGGGATCGGCGTGATCGAGGGCACCGAGTGCGTGGTGACGGCCAACGACCCGACCGTGCGCGGCGGTTCGAGCAACCCGTGGACGCTGAAGAAGGCGCTGCGGGCCAACGAGATCGCCTTCGCCAACCGGCTGCCGGTGGTGAGCCTGGTGGAGTCGGGCGGCGCCGACCTGCCCAGCCAGAAGGAGATCTTCATCCCGGGCGGCGCCCTCTTCCGCGACCTGACCCGGCTGTCCGCGGCCGGCATCCCGACGGTCGCGGTGGTCTTCGGCAACTCCACCGCGGGCGGCGCCTACATCCCAGGGATGTCGGACCACGTCATCATGGTCAAGGAGCGCGCGAAGGTCTTCCTCGGCGGCCCGCCGCTGGTGAAGATGGCCACCGGCGAGGAGAGCGACGACGAGTCGCTGGGCGGCGCCGACATGCACGCGAGAATCTCCGGCCTGGCCGACCACTTCGCCCTGGACGAGCCGGACGCGCTGCGTATCGCCCGCCGGGTGGTGGCGCGGCTCAACATCCGCAAGCCCGGACCCGGTCCACGTCCGCACCCGGCGGCGCCGCTGTTCGACCCGGCGGACCTGCTGGGCATCGTGCCGGGCGACCTGCGCACCCCCTTCGACCCGCGCGAGGTCATCGTGCGGATCGCGGACGGCTCGGCCTTCGACGAGTTCAAGCCGCTGTACGGGCCGTCCCTGGCGACCGGTTGGGCCGAGGTGCACGGCTATCCGGTCGGCATCCTGGCCAACGCGCAGGGCGTGCTCTTCAGCCCCGAGTCGCAGAAGGCCGCGCAGTTCATCCAGCTGGCCAACCAGCGGGACATCCCGCTGCTGTTCCTGCACAACACCACCGGCTACATGGTCGGGAAGCAGTACGAGCAGGGCGGCATCATCAAGCACGGCGCGATGATGATCAACGCGGTCTCCAACTCGCGGGTCCCGCACATCTCGGTTCTGATGGGCGCCAGTTACGGCGCCGGGCACTACGGGATGTGCGGGCGGGCCTTCGAGCCGCGCTTCCTGTTCTCCTGGCCGAGCGCCAAGTCCGCGGTGATGGGCCCCAGCCAGCTCGCCGGGGTGCTCTCGATCGTCGCCCGGCAGTCGGCGGCGGCGCGCGGGCTGCCCTACGACGAGGACGCGGACGCGGGGCTGCGGGCGGCGGTGGAGCAGCAGATCGAGGCGGAGTCGCTGCCGATGTTCCTGTCGGGGCGGCTCTACGACGACGGCGTGATCGACCCGCGCGACACCCGTACGGTGCTCGGCCTGTGCCTGTCGGCGGTGCACGGGGCGCCGGTGGAGGGAGCGCGCGGCGGTTTCGGGGTCTTCCGGATGTGA
- a CDS encoding ATP-binding protein has product MGTPIGSVLVANRGEIARRVFRTCRELGIATVAVHSDADAAAAHVVEADAAVRLPGDAPAQTYLRADLLVAAALSAGADAVHPGYGFLSESAGFARAVVAAGLVWIGPPAAAVEAMGSKTRAKELMAAAGVPVFAALDPAAVTGADLPVLVKAAAGGGGRGMRVVRDVAALEGELAAARAEAAAAFGDGEVFVEPYVEGARHVEVQLLADGHGTVWVLGERDCSLQRRHQKVIEETPAPGLTEALRAGLHEAAERAARSIGYRGAGTAEFLVAADGRPYFLEMNTRLQVEHPVTECVTGLDLVAWQIRIAEGAALPPRPPRPRGHAVEARLCAEDPSRGWQPQPGGLHRLEIPGVDAEFGVPPGREAGLRLDSGVTGGERIGVHYDPMLAKVIAWAPTRAEAVRRLAHALERARLHGPVTNRDLLVRALRHPDFAAGRLDTAFLERHAAALGLAGQEAPRPADDRERLAALAAALADAARRTGAAGAPVPVRLGGWRNVPSQPQLKRYAGEPGGRAYDIRYRLDRDGLTAEGFDGVRLVSAAADRVALEIDGVRRTFDIAVYPERTFVDSPFGSAALTVLPRFPDPGQSAAPGSLRATMPGTVVRTAGLTPGDRVEAGQPLLWLEAMKMEHVVAAPTAGTLLELTADVGRQVELGAVLAVVKEEREETGP; this is encoded by the coding sequence GTGGGCACGCCGATCGGTTCTGTGCTGGTGGCCAACCGGGGCGAGATCGCCCGGCGGGTCTTCCGCACCTGCCGCGAGCTGGGCATCGCCACGGTCGCGGTGCACTCCGACGCGGACGCGGCCGCCGCGCACGTGGTGGAGGCCGACGCCGCCGTGCGGCTGCCGGGTGACGCGCCCGCCCAGACGTATCTACGGGCGGACCTGCTGGTGGCCGCGGCCCTGTCGGCGGGCGCGGACGCGGTGCACCCGGGATACGGCTTCCTGTCGGAGAGCGCCGGCTTCGCGCGGGCGGTCGTCGCCGCCGGCCTGGTGTGGATCGGTCCGCCGGCCGCGGCGGTCGAGGCGATGGGATCCAAGACCCGGGCGAAGGAGCTGATGGCGGCGGCCGGTGTGCCGGTCTTCGCGGCGCTCGACCCGGCGGCGGTCACCGGAGCGGATCTGCCGGTGCTGGTGAAGGCCGCCGCGGGCGGCGGCGGCCGCGGGATGCGGGTGGTGCGCGACGTCGCGGCCCTGGAAGGGGAGTTGGCGGCGGCGCGGGCCGAGGCGGCGGCGGCCTTCGGCGACGGGGAGGTCTTCGTCGAGCCGTATGTCGAGGGCGCCCGGCACGTCGAGGTGCAGCTGCTGGCCGACGGGCACGGCACGGTGTGGGTGCTCGGCGAGCGGGACTGCTCGCTGCAGCGGCGGCACCAGAAGGTGATCGAGGAGACCCCGGCGCCCGGCCTGACCGAGGCGTTGCGCGCGGGGCTGCACGAGGCGGCCGAGCGTGCGGCCCGCTCGATCGGTTACCGGGGCGCGGGCACCGCGGAGTTCCTGGTGGCGGCGGACGGCCGGCCGTACTTCCTGGAGATGAACACCCGCCTCCAGGTGGAGCATCCGGTCACCGAGTGCGTCACCGGGCTCGACCTGGTGGCGTGGCAGATCAGGATCGCCGAGGGCGCGGCCCTGCCACCGCGGCCGCCGCGGCCGCGCGGGCACGCGGTGGAGGCCCGGCTGTGCGCCGAGGACCCGTCGCGCGGCTGGCAGCCGCAGCCGGGCGGGCTGCACCGGCTGGAGATACCCGGCGTGGACGCGGAGTTCGGCGTGCCGCCGGGGCGGGAGGCGGGGCTGCGGCTGGATTCCGGGGTGACCGGCGGCGAGCGGATCGGGGTGCACTACGACCCGATGCTGGCCAAGGTGATCGCCTGGGCGCCGACCCGCGCCGAGGCGGTCCGCCGGCTGGCGCACGCGCTGGAGCGGGCGCGGCTGCACGGCCCGGTGACCAACCGGGACCTGCTGGTCCGCGCGCTGCGCCATCCGGACTTCGCCGCCGGGCGGCTGGACACGGCCTTCCTCGAACGGCACGCCGCCGCGCTCGGCCTCGCCGGTCAGGAGGCTCCGCGACCTGCCGACGACCGGGAGCGGCTCGCCGCGCTGGCCGCCGCGCTCGCGGACGCCGCCCGGCGTACGGGAGCGGCCGGCGCGCCGGTGCCGGTACGCCTCGGCGGCTGGCGGAACGTCCCCTCGCAGCCGCAGCTCAAGCGCTACGCGGGTGAACCGGGCGGGCGGGCGTACGACATCCGCTACCGGCTGGACCGGGACGGGCTGACCGCGGAGGGCTTCGACGGCGTCCGCCTGGTGAGTGCCGCCGCGGACCGGGTCGCGCTGGAGATCGACGGGGTCCGGCGGACCTTCGACATCGCGGTGTACCCGGAACGGACCTTCGTGGACTCGCCGTTCGGGTCCGCCGCGCTCACCGTGCTGCCGCGCTTCCCCGACCCCGGGCAGTCCGCCGCGCCCGGTTCGCTGCGGGCGACGATGCCCGGCACCGTCGTCAGGACCGCCGGCCTCACCCCGGGCGACCGGGTCGAGGCGGGGCAGCCGCTGCTGTGGCTGGAGGCGATGAAGATGGAACACGTGGTCGCCGCCCCGACCGCCGGGACGCTGCTCGAACTCACCGCCGACGTCGGCCGCCAGGTCGAACTCGGCGCCGTACTGGCCGTCGTCAAGGAGGAGAGGGAGGAGACAGGACCATGA